GATCATGGTAACGGTTTGATTAAAATGATTGGCCCAAGCAAGCAGTTTTTTTAAAGAGTCTAATGTTTCTGCTATGGCAAAGTATTCAGCATTGTAAGCAAAACGGAAGGTGTTATAGGCGGCCAAAGAAACATTTTTTTGAATGGATTCTTCCATGCTCTGCATAAAGGCGTTTTGTGTATTAAATCGCATCTTCATGGATTGACTTAATCTTCTCTTCTAGAGTTAAGGTGATTTACAAAGGCTTGTGCGATGTCTGTAAGGTGTTTTCTCATCTCGACAAAGCCTTAATCCCCACCATAATATGGATCGACCACTTCACCTAAAGTAACGTGTTGATCAAATTCACCAAACATGACTACTGTCGCTTTACTGTGCTCTGGTTGGATTTTTTTTAGATTAAGCAAATTCTCTCGATCCATTGCTAGAATCCAATCATACTCATTAAAATCGCTTATTGTGACCTGTCTGGCTTTTTGCTGACGAATGTCGATGCCAACGCTATTAAGCGCGGCAATGGACCTTGAATCCGGTGGGTTGCCAACGTGGTAAGCCGCTGTACCTGCAGAATCAAGCTCTAAGAACAAGCGATTCTTAGACGCTACAGTTTCTAAAATACCTTGTGCTGCCGGTGAGCGACAAATATTACCTAAACACACCGTTAGCACTTTGTGTGATCTCATTTTGCAGAGCCTGACTCTAATCGCTCTTCTGCGGTCAACGTGCGAGCTTCTGTTTCTAATAAAACAGGAATACCATCGCGAACAGGATAAGCCATACCGCCCACTTTACTGATCAATTCCGTACCATCTTTACTCAAGATTAGCGCCGCTTTCGTGACAGGACAAACAAGGATATCTAATAAGTTTTTATTCATGAGGGGTATCCATTTTTATAAAGTTTAATTTTTCTAAAAAGGCTTGCTGAAAGCTCTCTGGCAAGTCTAAAGAAACGGGTAAATACCAAACATTTGAATTTAACAACGCCAAAGACTGGCACTTAACTGCGTCTTTTTCGGTCATAACGACAGAGCCT
The Marinomonas maritima DNA segment above includes these coding regions:
- a CDS encoding Trm112 family protein; translation: MNKNLLDILVCPVTKAALILSKDGTELISKVGGMAYPVRDGIPVLLETEARTLTAEERLESGSAK
- a CDS encoding low molecular weight protein-tyrosine-phosphatase yields the protein MRSHKVLTVCLGNICRSPAAQGILETVASKNRLFLELDSAGTAAYHVGNPPDSRSIAALNSVGIDIRQQKARQVTISDFNEYDWILAMDRENLLNLKKIQPEHSKATVVMFGEFDQHVTLGEVVDPYYGGD